One window of Besnoitia besnoiti strain Bb-Ger1 chromosome Unknown contig00089, whole genome shotgun sequence genomic DNA carries:
- a CDS encoding uncharacterized protein (encoded by transcript BESB_081270), whose product MIAVHHHPTGLLKTAKSVGFQYPTTLRLFHIGYVLGVIYGFLFSLILTARENYYSDASLISSIVLGVIISETGLFISFFWGVYTTSWTTGLDLEGLCLPDPSSLVLFMTIMLSALAEHS is encoded by the coding sequence atgattgcagtacaccaccaccccactggactgcttaagacagctaaaagtgttggatttcaatatcctactacattaagattattccacatcggttatgttctaggcgtaatatatggattcttgttctcactcatcttaacagcgagagaaaactactactcagatgctagtctaatcagtagcatcgtacttggagttatcatctctgagacaggattatttatcagctttttctggggagtatatactacgagttggactactggtttagatcttgaaggtctttgtttaccggatccaagttctcttgtgcttttcatgaccatcatgttaagtgcattagcagagcatagttaa